The following coding sequences lie in one Kryptolebias marmoratus isolate JLee-2015 linkage group LG5, ASM164957v2, whole genome shotgun sequence genomic window:
- the snrnp40 gene encoding U5 small nuclear ribonucleoprotein 40 kDa protein, whose translation MIEPMKRPGDMAVVASALKRPRMELVAAAQSQQLVASGPPRTSSLQAPIMLMCGHEGEVYCCKFHPNGATLASSGFDRLILLWNVYGDCENYATLKGHSGAVMELHYNTDGSLLFSASTDKTVGVWDSETGERVKRLKGHTSFVNTCYPARRGPQLVCTGSDDGTIKLWDIRKKAAVHTFQNTYQVLAVTFNDTSDQILSGGIDNDIKVWDLRQNKLIYNMHGHGDSVTGLSLSSEGSYLLSNSMDNTVRIWDVRPFAPKERCVKIFQGNVHNFEKNLLRCSWSTDGSKIAAGSADRFVYIWDTTSRRILYKLPGHAGSVNEVVFHPEESVVLSASSDKRLYMGEIQ comes from the exons ATGATCGAGCCCATGAAAAGACCCGGAGACATGGCGGTGGTCGCTTCCGCCTTGAAGCGACCCCGGATGGAGCTGGTGGCGGCGGCTCAGTCTCAGCAACTCGTGGCCTCG GGGCCTCCTCGGACCTCCAGCCTCCAAGCTCCCATCATGTTGATGTGTGGCCACGAGGGCGAGGTCTACTGCTGCAAGTTTCACCCCAACGGAGCCACGTTGGCCTCCTCGGGATTCGACAGGCTCATAC TGTTGTGGAACGTGTACGGAGACTGCGAGAACTACGCCACTCTGAAGGGTCACAGCGGAGCCGTGATGGAGCTGCATTACAACACGGATGGCag CCTGTTGTTCTCAGCCAGCACAGACAAGACCGTTGGCGTGTGGGACAGCGAGACAGGTGAGAGGGTCAAGCGTCTGAAGGGCCACACCTCCTTTGTCAACACCTGCTACCCGGCTCGCCGAGGGCCCCAACTGGTCTGCACGGGCAGCGATGATGGGACGATCAAG CTGTGGGACATTCGCAAGAAGGCGGCCGTCCACACTTTCCAGAACACCTACCAGGTCCTGGCCGTGACGTTTAATGACACCAGCGATCAGATTCTGTCTGGAGGAATCGACAACGACATCAAG GTGTGGGACCTGCGGCAGAACAAGCTGATCTACAACATGCACGGCCACGGCGACTCGGTGACCGGACTCAGCCTGAGCTCCGAGGGCTCGTACCTTCTGTCCAACTCCATGGACAACACGG TGCGGATTTGGGACGTGCGGCCGTTTGCGCCCAAGGAGAGATGCGTGAAGATTTTCCAAGGCAACGTTCACAACTTTGAAAAG AACTTGCTGAGGTGCTCCTGGTCCACCGATGGCAGTAAAATAGCTGCAGGCTCAGCCGACAg ATTTGTGTACATCTGGGACACCACGTCACGTCGAATCCTGTACAAGCTGCCGGGTCACGCTGGCTCCGTTAACGAGGTGGTCTTCCACCCAGAGGAGTCTGTCG